The Patescibacteria group bacterium genomic sequence AAAAACATTATTGCTGTATCTGGCGTTGATAAACAGTTGGTTGGTGAAACCGCAGCGCAGATTAGAGCCTTTAAAAAAGTTGAGCCGTATAAATTGAAGGGTATTAAGTATGCGGGTGAACAAGTAAGAAAAAAGGCCGGCAAGGTAGTGAAGGCCGCAGAGGGCTAAGTACTCCAATACCCTCTAATGAACTCCCAGCCAAAGGTCACCGACGCTCCAAAGCTCTGGCGACGGAGCGCGACGGAGCGCTGGCCAGCCTCTGGCTGATAATATTTCAAATAGGTTTTTATGAATAAGCAAAAAGTAAAATTGAGTAAAAAGTTGCGAAGAAAGCAGCGAGTGCGGGCTAAGGTTTTTGGTACAGCAAAAAGGCCCCGGTTTTCAGTTTTTCGGAGTTTGAAGGGGATTTACGCTCAGCTTATTGATGATGCGAGTGGTAAGACTTTGGTGAGTGCGAGTGATAAAGAAAATCAAGAAATCAAAAAATCACCATTCGGCCTCGAGCTCACCCTTCGGTCCCAAGCTCAAGGTCAAGGGATGGCCGAGAGGAAAAATCAAAAAAACAATAAAGACGGAGTTTTGGGTGGTAAAGTGGGCGTGGCTTATGCGATTGGAGAATTGATTGCGAAAAAGGCAGTGAAAAAGGGAATTAAGCAAGTGGTTTTTGATCGGGGTTCATATAAATATCATGGACGGGTGAAGGCCTTGGCAGAAGGGGCGAGGAAGGGCGGATTAAAGATTTAAAGTAGACATTGTTAACTGTTGATAGCTTCGGCCAAAGGCCGACCAGCCTCTGGCTGGAATAAATAAATAAATTAATAAATTAATATATATGGCTAGAGGAAACTACAATAAAAAACGAGAACCCAAAGAAGAAAAGGAGTTTGAACAGCAATTGGTTGATATTGCTCGAGTGACCCGGGTGAAAGCCGGCGGTAAAAGGTTATCTTTTAGGGCCCTTGTTGTTATTGGCGATAAAAAGGGACGAGTGGGGGCCGGTGTTGGTAAGGGCGCGGATGTGGCGATTGCTGTTGATAAGGCGGTGGTTAAAGCCAAGAAAAATTTGATTAATGTGCCAATGATTGAAGGCACTATTCCCCACGAAATTACAGAAAAATTTAAAGCTTCAGTGGTCCTGATAAAACCCACCAAACAAGCTCGGGGTATTATTGCCGGCGGCCCAGTCCGAGTGGTTTTAGAATTAGCTGGCTTGGAAAATGTTATTAGTAAGATGAAGGGCTCACATAATAAAATTAATAATGTTTGGGCAACGATTAATGGACTTCGGAAATTGCGGAAGCCGAAGATTAGTGAATATAAAAAGTCAGACGGGAAAGAAGATGTCCTCTCAAATAACTCCAATAAAGACTCTAATAACTCAAATGAAGCAAGAAAGAATAAAGATAATGATAAGGTTAGAAATGTAAAAGGTAAAGAGAAATAAATAATTCATTGTTCAATTGCCCGATTGTTCAATTGTTTCATTGTTACATTGTTAATAAATCAATAAACCAATATCACCCCAAGGGGGACCAGCCTCTGGCTGGAATCAATAAATTAAAATAGTATGTCATTAGGATTGCATAATTTAAAACCAGCAGCAGGTTCTCGAAAAAATAGAAAACGCGTGGGTCGGGGCAATGCCTCGGGTCACGGGACTTATAGCGGGAGAGGAATTAAGGGTCAACGGTCCCGTACTGGCGGCAGGAACAAGTTGAAATTAAAAGGCTTTAAACGGCAAATTCAACAAGTACCCAAGAAGCGGGGTTTTAAGTCGTATAAACCCAAGATGGAAACCGTGAATTTGCGGGATTTGGAATTGAAATTTAGTGCTGGTGCCGTGATTGACCCCCAAAAATTAGTAGAAGCAAACTTGATTAAAGATACTAAAAAAGGCGTCAAGATTTTAGGTGACGGGAAATTGAGTAAAAAGTTGACCGTGAGAGCCGATGCCTTTTCTAAAAGCGCGGAAAGTGGTATAGTGGAGGCGGGAGGGACGATTGAACTTATTAGCAAAGAAAAGACAAAATAAACTTGTTTTTGTGTGTTGGTTGTAATTCATTGTAATAAGCTTGTCTCGCCTACGGCTCGACTTCGCGTAACACGATAGTAATACAATTGTAATTTGAAAAATAAAAAAAGCCGCAAGTTGTGAGCTTATGGCAAGGGTTGAAAAACCGTTATCTTTCTTTGACATTTATGATTTATGCGCCAGGAGTTTGAGGGATTTTCAATCCTTGAATCATTTTCTCTCTCGTCGGTGGTTACTATAGAGAAACTTTCTACTGGTCTCCCAAAAAACATAACTATTCCTCCTCTTGAGTGTTTGCGGTTTCCCCCTATTTATTTCTAAACCCTATCACACCCTTTTAAAACAGTCACACATATTCACCAAATTCACTGGTCCAAATATATACCCTAGTTACCAGTGACTAGTGACCAGTGACTAAATCATATGCTCTCCAAACTCCTCCAAATTTTCAAAATCAAAGACCTGCGGAATAAAATTCTGTTTGTTTTGGCTATGCTGGTGGTTTTTCGGTTAGCCGCGCATGTGCCTTTGCCCGGAGTTAATGTTGAAGCTTTAAAACAGTTTTTTGCTTCTAATCAAATCCTGGGACTTTTAAATGTTTTATCCGGCGGCGGCATGCGAACCTTTTCCGTAGTGGCTTTGGGTATTGGTCCTTATATTACAGCCTCAATTGTTATGCAGCTTTTGACAATGATTGTGCCGAAATTGGAAGCTCTATCAAAAGAAGGCGAATCCGGGCATCAAAAAATTAACCAATACACTCGCCTGCTGTGCGTGCCCTTGGCAATTGTTCAGGCCTATGGCATGATTGTGCTTTTACAAAAAAGCGGTCAGGGCATTATTGGCGAGCTAACATTTTTTCAGCTATCAACCACGATTTTGACCATGGCCGCCGGTGTGGTATTTTTAATGTGGCTGGGCGAGCTGATGTCCGAGAAAAAAGTAGGCAATGGCATTTCTTTAATTATTTTCGCGGGTATTGTTTCTGGCATTCCAACCGCTATTCAGCGCACAATTGCCACTTTTGACCGCTCGCAAATGATGAATCTCTTATTTTTTGTTATCTTGGGGGTTGTAACAATTGCTGGCATTGTCTACATTACCGAGGCCCAGCGCAATATTCCGGTTACTTATGCCAAGCGCATTCGGGGAAATCGCATGTATGGGGGCATGAGCACTTACTTGCCTTTGCGCGTTAACCAGGCCGGCATGATTCCGATTATTTTTGCCATTGCCTTAATTTTATTTCCGCCAATGATTGCCCAATTTTTTTTAAGAGCCAGTTCAGCTTGGATTGTTAGGGGGGCTGAATTTGTAATTGAGGTTTTTCAAAATCAAGTTATTTATGGTATTTTGTATTTTGTTCTGGTTGTGGCTTTTACCTATTTTTACACTTCAGTGGTTTTTCACCCG encodes the following:
- the rplO gene encoding 50S ribosomal protein L15: MSLGLHNLKPAAGSRKNRKRVGRGNASGHGTYSGRGIKGQRSRTGGRNKLKLKGFKRQIQQVPKKRGFKSYKPKMETVNLRDLELKFSAGAVIDPQKLVEANLIKDTKKGVKILGDGKLSKKLTVRADAFSKSAESGIVEAGGTIELISKEKTK
- a CDS encoding 50S ribosomal protein L18, yielding MNKQKVKLSKKLRRKQRVRAKVFGTAKRPRFSVFRSLKGIYAQLIDDASGKTLVSASDKENQEIKKSPFGLELTLRSQAQGQGMAERKNQKNNKDGVLGGKVGVAYAIGELIAKKAVKKGIKQVVFDRGSYKYHGRVKALAEGARKGGLKI
- the rpsE gene encoding 30S ribosomal protein S5, whose translation is MARGNYNKKREPKEEKEFEQQLVDIARVTRVKAGGKRLSFRALVVIGDKKGRVGAGVGKGADVAIAVDKAVVKAKKNLINVPMIEGTIPHEITEKFKASVVLIKPTKQARGIIAGGPVRVVLELAGLENVISKMKGSHNKINNVWATINGLRKLRKPKISEYKKSDGKEDVLSNNSNKDSNNSNEARKNKDNDKVRNVKGKEK
- the secY gene encoding preprotein translocase subunit SecY — encoded protein: MLSKLLQIFKIKDLRNKILFVLAMLVVFRLAAHVPLPGVNVEALKQFFASNQILGLLNVLSGGGMRTFSVVALGIGPYITASIVMQLLTMIVPKLEALSKEGESGHQKINQYTRLLCVPLAIVQAYGMIVLLQKSGQGIIGELTFFQLSTTILTMAAGVVFLMWLGELMSEKKVGNGISLIIFAGIVSGIPTAIQRTIATFDRSQMMNLLFFVILGVVTIAGIVYITEAQRNIPVTYAKRIRGNRMYGGMSTYLPLRVNQAGMIPIIFAIALILFPPMIAQFFLRASSAWIVRGAEFVIEVFQNQVIYGILYFVLVVAFTYFYTSVVFHPHQIAENLQKQGGFVPGIRPGRPTAEYLGGVTNRIMLAGALSLGIIAVLPIISKGAFSGITSMAIGGASILIVVSVVIETVKQVEAQLEMREYEGI